The following are encoded in a window of Paenibacillaceae bacterium GAS479 genomic DNA:
- a CDS encoding Glycosyl hydrolase family 20, catalytic domain, which produces MSTTGWDEQKRDEQKRDEQKLPLLPMPKVARRLDGVWKPAGKRLEVCVNPALAWLGEVISQEWRARFGGGMDIRIGAEDEWQIHISSVDEGNAERVDRVGDEDTEQVNSSDVDESGQTVDEAEAQLEAVGRFSPQARPEPERNLSPEAYQLRIDSSGIRIEASGYRGALYGWFTLGQWLHAHQGDVIPGLVVNDAPELELRGFHFDLKGSVPNLEYMLGAIERLASFKINTLLVEYEDQFEFVGLPDIHKPGGLSAGDRDVLLVHARRYGMEMIPIVQCLGHVDYILKHERYEHLSEDGLLSQFCPVMPETFALVTEMIDEIAAAHRDAVYMHIGADETLALGRCERCRERMGAGSKADLYLEYVSKVAEYVLSIGKKPVVWDDMFHLERCIERVIELPKGTAICSWSYYEFGEPSSWFWYGGGYYSSQNWEDRDPGAVPAGPNLEGLPEEDQAVVRQYWDEGQYPDFGGSAVPWVWHYMEQGYEVIGVSCARGADFINQWSAYPADRVANVKFWAGHAAKRGMTGTIASAWTRFYSLSPPIEHWETGWYPTVAQAAYSWNPSMEDFERLFRSVFLEGDADIAQAMDWMQAAWDAREESNMGRKRAYYQASVRKLEPFTGRADALGRYAEGLLLSALYEDSLLALESGLRQNEWRMYGQLDKGPTDRDYMVQRDWNGLCKAADQAVRWEERALAYCSAFMPQAEAEELVESKLHAYKARIRLLSRTLGRDYAF; this is translated from the coding sequence TTGAGCACAACTGGATGGGATGAGCAGAAACGGGATGAGCAAAAACGGGATGAGCAAAAGCTTCCTTTATTGCCGATGCCGAAGGTTGCTCGCAGGCTGGATGGGGTCTGGAAGCCAGCCGGTAAGCGACTGGAGGTGTGCGTAAACCCGGCGCTGGCATGGCTCGGGGAGGTTATATCTCAAGAGTGGAGGGCACGGTTCGGCGGGGGGATGGACATTCGCATCGGCGCGGAAGATGAATGGCAGATTCATATAAGTTCCGTCGACGAGGGAAATGCAGAGCGGGTTGATAGAGTCGGCGATGAAGATACAGAGCAGGTTAATAGCAGCGACGTCGATGAGAGCGGGCAGACGGTTGACGAGGCGGAGGCCCAGCTTGAAGCCGTCGGAAGGTTTTCGCCTCAGGCTAGGCCTGAGCCTGAAAGAAACCTTTCGCCCGAGGCCTATCAGCTGCGAATTGATAGCAGCGGCATCCGCATCGAGGCATCCGGGTACCGGGGAGCCTTATACGGCTGGTTCACGCTGGGGCAATGGCTGCATGCCCATCAAGGCGATGTCATTCCTGGTCTTGTCGTAAACGATGCTCCGGAGCTGGAGCTGCGCGGATTTCATTTTGACCTGAAGGGTTCTGTTCCAAATCTGGAGTATATGCTCGGTGCCATTGAGCGGCTGGCTTCCTTCAAAATCAACACGCTGCTCGTGGAATACGAAGACCAGTTCGAGTTCGTGGGGTTGCCCGACATTCATAAGCCTGGAGGCTTAAGCGCCGGGGACAGGGATGTGCTGCTCGTACATGCGAGGCGCTACGGGATGGAAATGATCCCGATTGTGCAGTGTCTTGGGCATGTGGACTATATTTTGAAGCATGAGCGATATGAGCATTTGTCCGAGGATGGACTGCTGTCGCAATTTTGTCCTGTAATGCCGGAAACGTTCGCGCTTGTGACCGAGATGATCGATGAGATAGCGGCCGCGCATCGGGATGCAGTCTACATGCACATCGGAGCGGACGAGACGCTGGCGCTGGGGCGCTGCGAGCGTTGTCGTGAGCGGATGGGAGCCGGAAGTAAGGCGGATCTATACTTGGAGTATGTCAGCAAGGTTGCGGAATACGTATTATCGATTGGAAAAAAGCCGGTCGTCTGGGACGATATGTTCCATCTGGAGCGGTGTATTGAACGGGTAATCGAGCTGCCGAAAGGCACGGCAATCTGCTCCTGGAGTTATTACGAGTTCGGTGAGCCAAGCAGTTGGTTCTGGTATGGCGGCGGGTATTACTCTTCGCAAAATTGGGAGGATCGAGATCCTGGCGCAGTGCCTGCGGGACCGAACTTGGAGGGGCTGCCGGAAGAAGACCAGGCGGTCGTGCGGCAGTATTGGGATGAAGGGCAGTATCCCGACTTCGGCGGATCGGCTGTGCCTTGGGTTTGGCATTATATGGAACAGGGGTACGAGGTGATTGGGGTTTCCTGTGCTCGCGGAGCAGACTTCATCAATCAATGGTCGGCTTATCCGGCGGACCGGGTGGCGAATGTGAAGTTTTGGGCGGGGCATGCGGCCAAGCGCGGCATGACGGGTACGATTGCTTCGGCATGGACCCGGTTCTATTCTCTCTCTCCGCCAATCGAACATTGGGAGACGGGATGGTATCCAACTGTCGCACAAGCGGCATACAGCTGGAATCCATCCATGGAAGATTTCGAGCGTTTGTTCCGGAGCGTTTTTTTGGAAGGAGACGCCGACATCGCTCAAGCGATGGACTGGATGCAAGCCGCTTGGGATGCCCGGGAAGAAAGCAATATGGGGCGCAAAAGAGCCTATTACCAGGCGTCTGTGAGGAAGCTCGAACCTTTCACGGGGCGAGCTGATGCCTTGGGGCGATATGCAGAAGGGCTGCTGCTTTCGGCGTTATACGAGGATTCTCTACTGGCGCTCGAAAGCGGACTGCGGCAAAACGAATGGCGAATGTACGGGCAACTGGATAAGGGGCCGACGGATCGGGATTATATGGTGCAGCGGGACTGGAACGGGCTCTGCAAAGCAGCCGATCAGGCCGTTCGTTGGGAAGAGCGGGCGTTAGCTTATTGCAGTGCTTTTATGCCTCAGGCTGAGGCGGAAGAGCTTGTCGAAAGCAAGCTGCATGCTTACAAAGCAAGAATCAGGCTGCTGAGCCGGACATTGGGACGGGACTACGCTTTTTAA